In Musa acuminata AAA Group cultivar baxijiao chromosome BXJ2-3, Cavendish_Baxijiao_AAA, whole genome shotgun sequence, the following proteins share a genomic window:
- the LOC103979977 gene encoding myb family transcription factor PHL7 codes for MHRPKPISSLGLGHCNSIAQNQQLESSNNTMSPMNGVNNSNNPNLASRQRLRWTNELHERFVDAVTQLGGPDRATPKGVLRIMGVAGLTIYHVKSHLQKYRLAKYVPESSADGTMSEKKDDRNLNSGLESSSGMQITEALKLQMEVQKRLQEQLEVQRQLQLRIEAQGKYLKKIIDEQQRLSGVLADLPGADIPAPASGDQCPDSEKTDPSTPAPTSESPGQEKSIGRELGDANGAFKSISCDDSFSSRREPLTPDSGCHVSSPSTSPRHESSAKKLRVSSNSGHGKEDLLLAHILESSSGSEFHQ; via the exons ATGCATCGACCAAAACCTATCTCAAGTTTAGGCTTGGGTCACTGCAATTCAATTGCACAGAACCAGCAATTAGAATCGAGTAACAATACTATGAGCCCAATGAACGGAGTGAACAACTCCAATAATCCAAATTTAGCCTCGAGACAGCGCTTAAGGTGGACAAATGAACTTCATGAACGTTTTGTAGATGCTGTGACACAGCTTGGTGGACCAGATA GAGCAACTCCTAAAGGAGTTCTTAGAATCATGGGCGTAGCAGGGCTAACAATATACCATGTCAAGAGTCATTTGCAG AAATATCGGCTTGCAAAGTATGTCCCTGAGTCTTCAGCTGATG GTACTATGTCGGAAAAGAAAGATGATCGAAACCTGAATTCAGGCCTTGAAAGCTCTTC TGGGATGCAAATAACTGAAGCACTCAAGCTGCAAATGGAGGTGCAAAAGCGGCTCCAAGAACAACTTGAG GTACAAAGGCAGTTGCAGCTAAGAATAGAAGCCCAAGGGAAGTATCTGAAGAAGATCATCGACGAACAGCAGCGACTCAGTGGTGTGCTTGCTGACTTACCTGGAGCAGACATTCCTGCACCCGCTTCAGGTGACCAGTGCCCAGACTCCGAGAAGACTGACCCTTCAACCCCAGCTCCGACTTCAGAATCCCCTGGCCAAGAAAAGTCCATTGGTAGGGAACTTGGCGATGCCAACGGGGCCTTCAAGagcatttcatgtgatgattcatTCTCCTCCCGTCGCGAGCCATTGACCCCCGACTCAGGCTGCCATGTTAGCTCTCCTTCGACAAGCCCCAGGCATGAGAGCTCCGCCAAGAAGCTGCGAGTCAGCAGCAATTCAGGGCATGGGAAGGAAGACTTGTTGCTTGCTCATATACTAGAGTCCAGCTCAGGCTCTGAGTTCCACCAATGA